A single Calypte anna isolate BGI_N300 chromosome 24, bCalAnn1_v1.p, whole genome shotgun sequence DNA region contains:
- the SNX19 gene encoding sorting nexin-19 isoform X3, which translates to MPAQGPRRVPWVLVATLGSVLATLLLLDLRVLGLLCGTLLALGGWLGPLSLTPPGRCLRLEHFVTSLRPPPPSPEEEGRLEREISCTIQKVVRDFVASWYQTVSSEPTFQAEVEKAMKGLATELRTRMGRVERRALAQRLLLLCGHHLQCYLRAREVLKKPSESSKTLWQVYSGLAGPHPALCSPAAEVGYARAAVEKFLRELVPPSHLESRTGRFVVVELIACNVLLPAIRKMADPDWINLLLIGAFSKKPRRKEPPPAPPHPVPSPLQADATPAGLPTPLRAPEVPGREVGAAGEEGEEVLSRMCPPEEPFLCPRALGSLFPCEGLELESPLPDAAQDMELLAPSPTGELLTEPLQDIAAVLEGAATSENGVGDLDEGVVTTSDTGLLPSSTPALSSCPDIQIEPAAEKEEESSAALKKSSSQRPSSLGRDLGAAEGLAQSPLDPGQTLSLLTASPTAAISTFSFEPLSSPDGPVVIQNLRITGTITAREHSGTGFHPYTLYTVKYETALEGEAVGSLPQLAYHTVNRRYREFLNLQTRLEEKPELRKLLKNIKGPKKLFPELPFGNMDSDKVEARKSQLESFLKQLCAVPEIANSEEVQEFLALNTDARIAFVKKPFVVSRIDKIVVNAIVDTLKTAFPRSEPQSPTEELSESEVDGKSQTDGKKANKSRLRFSSSKITPVLSGSEAHDRIVYSIREGSTVSGTLSLAAMESFIQKQEKLLETASSKGEGGREVKEGSVQEDVDGLSTSEQRAHLDSDSETALADLALDVLHLLLVDHWSWLCTEGIQKVFHMLFGTLIQRESSFFGAGRRGREGQGWPRG; encoded by the exons atGCCAGCCCAGGGCCCGCGTCGGGTGCCCTGGGTGTTGGTGGCCACCTTGGGCTCGGTGCTGGCCACGCTGCTTCTGCTGGATCTGCGGGTTCTGGGCTTGCTGTGTGGGACCCTGCTGGCCTTGGGGGGGTGGTTGGGACCCCTGAGCCTGACCCCCCCGGGCCGGTGCCTCCGTTTGGAGCATTTTGTCACCTCCCTGCGGCCGCCCCCTCCCAGCCCGGAGGAGGAGGGGCGACTGGAGAGGGAAATTTCCTGCACCATCCAGAAAGTGGTGAGGGATTTCGTAGCTTCCTGGTACCAGACGGTCAGCAGCGAGCCAACCTTCCAGGCTGAGGTGGAAAAGGCCATGAAGGGTTTGGCCACCGAGCTGAGGACACGGATGGGGAGAGTGGAGAGGAGAGCCCTGGCCCAacgcctcctcctcctctgtggCCACCACTTGCAGTGTTACCTCCGGGCCAGGGAGGTTCTGAAGAAGccttcagaaagcagcaagacCCTGTGGCAAGTGTACAGTGGTCTGGCAGGGCCTCATCCTgccctctgcagccctgcagctgaggTTGGTTACGCCCGAGCAGCCGTGGAGAAATTCCTGAGGGAATTGGTGCCCCCTTCCCACCTGGAGAGCAGGACGGGACGTTTCGTGGTGGTGGAGCTGATTGCCTGCAACGTGCTGCTGCCAGCCATCAGGAAGATGGCAGATCCTGACTGGATCAACCTGCTGCTCATTGGGGCTTTCTCCAAAAAACCTCGGAGAAAGGAgccaccccctgcacccccacACCCTgtgccttctcctctgcaggcaGATGCCACCCCTGCAGGGCTGCCCACCCCCCTCAGGGCTCCAGAGGTGCCAGGGAGGGAGgttggggctgctggggaggagggagaggaggtgctGAGCAGGATGTGTCCCCCAGAGGAGCCTTTCCTCTGCCCACGAGCCCTGGGCTCCCTCTTCCCCTGTGAGGGCTTGGAGCTGGAGTCCCCTCTgcctgatgcagcccaggacatggagctgctggcacCTTCCCCCACAGGAGAGCTCCTCACTGAACCTCTCCAGGACattgcagctgtgctggagggagcagccaccTCAGAGAATGGGGTGGGGGACCTGGATGAAGGGGTTGTCACCACCTCAGACACTGGCCTGCTTCCCAGCTCCACTCCTGCTCTGAGCTCCTGCCCTGACATCCAGATTGAGCCAGCAgctgagaaggaagaggagagctcagctgctctcaAAAAGTCTTCTTCACAGAGGCCCTCCAGCTTGGGGAGGGatctgggagcagcagaggggttGGCACAAAGCCCCCTGGACCCGGGGCAGACTCTGTCCCTGCTCACAGCCTCCCCAACAGCTGCCATCAGCACCTTCAGCTTCGAGCCCCTCAGCAGCCCTGATGGCCCAGTTGTCATCCAGAACCTGAGGATAACTGGGACCATCACTGCCCGGGAGCACAGTGGCACAGGCTTCCACCCTTACACCCTCTACACAGTCAAG TATGAAACAGCTCTGGAAGGGGAGGCCGTGGGCAGCCTGCCCCAGCTGGCCTATCACACCGTCAACCGCCGCTACCGCGAGTTCCTCAACCTCCAGACCCGGCTGGAGGAGAAACCAGAACTGCGCAAGCTGCTCAAGA atATCAAAGGCCCCAAGAAACTGTTCCCTGAGCTCCCCTTTGGAAACATGGACAGTGATAAAGTGGAAGCCAGGAAAAGTCAGCTCGAATCTTTTTTGAAG CAATTGTGTGCAGTCCCTGAGATTGCAAACAGTGAGGAGGTGCAGGAGTTCCTGGCCCTGAACACTGATGCCAGGATTGCCTTTGTCAAGAAGCCCTTTGTTGTCTCCAGGATAGACAAG ATAGTTGTCAATGCCATCGTGGACACCTTGAAGACAGCATTCCCCAGGTCAGAGCCCCAGAGCCCCACAGAAGAACTCAGTGAGTCTGAAGTGGATGGGAAATCTCAGACAGATGGGAAGAAAGCCAACAA GTCCAGGCTGAGGTTCTCATCCAGTAAAATTACCCCAGTGCTGAGTGGGAGTGAAGCTCATGACAGGATTGTCTACTCCATCAGAGAGGGCAGCACT GTCTCTGGAACCCTCTCACTGGCAGCTATGGAATCCTTCATCCAGaagcaggagaagctgctggaaacaGCCTCCAGCAAAGGTGAGGGAGGCAGAGAAGTGAAGGAAGGCTCCGTGCAGGAGGATGTGGATGGGCTGAGCACCTCGGAGCAGAGGGCACATCTGGATTCTG ACTCAGAGACTGCTTTGGCTGATCTGGCCCTGGATGTGCTTCATCTGCTGCTGGTGGATCACTGGAGCTGGCTGTGCACAGAGGGCATCCAGAAGGTGTTCCACATGCTCTTTGGGACCCTCATCCAAAG GGAATCATCCTtttttggagctgggagaagaggcagagaggggcagggaTGGCCCAGGGGCTGA
- the SNX19 gene encoding sorting nexin-19 isoform X2 yields the protein MPAQGPRRVPWVLVATLGSVLATLLLLDLRVLGLLCGTLLALGGWLGPLSLTPPGRCLRLEHFVTSLRPPPPSPEEEGRLEREISCTIQKVVRDFVASWYQTVSSEPTFQAEVEKAMKGLATELRTRMGRVERRALAQRLLLLCGHHLQCYLRAREVLKKPSESSKTLWQVYSGLAGPHPALCSPAAEVGYARAAVEKFLRELVPPSHLESRTGRFVVVELIACNVLLPAIRKMADPDWINLLLIGAFSKKPRRKEPPPAPPHPVPSPLQADATPAGLPTPLRAPEVPGREVGAAGEEGEEVLSRMCPPEEPFLCPRALGSLFPCEGLELESPLPDAAQDMELLAPSPTGELLTEPLQDIAAVLEGAATSENGVGDLDEGVVTTSDTGLLPSSTPALSSCPDIQIEPAAEKEEESSAALKKSSSQRPSSLGRDLGAAEGLAQSPLDPGQTLSLLTASPTAAISTFSFEPLSSPDGPVVIQNLRITGTITAREHSGTGFHPYTLYTVKYETALEGEAVGSLPQLAYHTVNRRYREFLNLQTRLEEKPELRKLLKNIKGPKKLFPELPFGNMDSDKVEARKSQLESFLKQLCAVPEIANSEEVQEFLALNTDARIAFVKKPFVVSRIDKIVVNAIVDTLKTAFPRSEPQSPTEELSESEVDGKSQTDGKKANKSRLRFSSSKITPVLSGSEAHDRIVYSIREGSTVSGTLSLAAMESFIQKQEKLLETASSKGEGGREVKEGSVQEDVDGLSTSEQRAHLDSDSETALADLALDVLHLLLVDHWSWLCTEGIQKVFHMLFGTLIQSLLHLSSPFAFQVPEEGQDGWKSRWLT from the exons atGCCAGCCCAGGGCCCGCGTCGGGTGCCCTGGGTGTTGGTGGCCACCTTGGGCTCGGTGCTGGCCACGCTGCTTCTGCTGGATCTGCGGGTTCTGGGCTTGCTGTGTGGGACCCTGCTGGCCTTGGGGGGGTGGTTGGGACCCCTGAGCCTGACCCCCCCGGGCCGGTGCCTCCGTTTGGAGCATTTTGTCACCTCCCTGCGGCCGCCCCCTCCCAGCCCGGAGGAGGAGGGGCGACTGGAGAGGGAAATTTCCTGCACCATCCAGAAAGTGGTGAGGGATTTCGTAGCTTCCTGGTACCAGACGGTCAGCAGCGAGCCAACCTTCCAGGCTGAGGTGGAAAAGGCCATGAAGGGTTTGGCCACCGAGCTGAGGACACGGATGGGGAGAGTGGAGAGGAGAGCCCTGGCCCAacgcctcctcctcctctgtggCCACCACTTGCAGTGTTACCTCCGGGCCAGGGAGGTTCTGAAGAAGccttcagaaagcagcaagacCCTGTGGCAAGTGTACAGTGGTCTGGCAGGGCCTCATCCTgccctctgcagccctgcagctgaggTTGGTTACGCCCGAGCAGCCGTGGAGAAATTCCTGAGGGAATTGGTGCCCCCTTCCCACCTGGAGAGCAGGACGGGACGTTTCGTGGTGGTGGAGCTGATTGCCTGCAACGTGCTGCTGCCAGCCATCAGGAAGATGGCAGATCCTGACTGGATCAACCTGCTGCTCATTGGGGCTTTCTCCAAAAAACCTCGGAGAAAGGAgccaccccctgcacccccacACCCTgtgccttctcctctgcaggcaGATGCCACCCCTGCAGGGCTGCCCACCCCCCTCAGGGCTCCAGAGGTGCCAGGGAGGGAGgttggggctgctggggaggagggagaggaggtgctGAGCAGGATGTGTCCCCCAGAGGAGCCTTTCCTCTGCCCACGAGCCCTGGGCTCCCTCTTCCCCTGTGAGGGCTTGGAGCTGGAGTCCCCTCTgcctgatgcagcccaggacatggagctgctggcacCTTCCCCCACAGGAGAGCTCCTCACTGAACCTCTCCAGGACattgcagctgtgctggagggagcagccaccTCAGAGAATGGGGTGGGGGACCTGGATGAAGGGGTTGTCACCACCTCAGACACTGGCCTGCTTCCCAGCTCCACTCCTGCTCTGAGCTCCTGCCCTGACATCCAGATTGAGCCAGCAgctgagaaggaagaggagagctcagctgctctcaAAAAGTCTTCTTCACAGAGGCCCTCCAGCTTGGGGAGGGatctgggagcagcagaggggttGGCACAAAGCCCCCTGGACCCGGGGCAGACTCTGTCCCTGCTCACAGCCTCCCCAACAGCTGCCATCAGCACCTTCAGCTTCGAGCCCCTCAGCAGCCCTGATGGCCCAGTTGTCATCCAGAACCTGAGGATAACTGGGACCATCACTGCCCGGGAGCACAGTGGCACAGGCTTCCACCCTTACACCCTCTACACAGTCAAG TATGAAACAGCTCTGGAAGGGGAGGCCGTGGGCAGCCTGCCCCAGCTGGCCTATCACACCGTCAACCGCCGCTACCGCGAGTTCCTCAACCTCCAGACCCGGCTGGAGGAGAAACCAGAACTGCGCAAGCTGCTCAAGA atATCAAAGGCCCCAAGAAACTGTTCCCTGAGCTCCCCTTTGGAAACATGGACAGTGATAAAGTGGAAGCCAGGAAAAGTCAGCTCGAATCTTTTTTGAAG CAATTGTGTGCAGTCCCTGAGATTGCAAACAGTGAGGAGGTGCAGGAGTTCCTGGCCCTGAACACTGATGCCAGGATTGCCTTTGTCAAGAAGCCCTTTGTTGTCTCCAGGATAGACAAG ATAGTTGTCAATGCCATCGTGGACACCTTGAAGACAGCATTCCCCAGGTCAGAGCCCCAGAGCCCCACAGAAGAACTCAGTGAGTCTGAAGTGGATGGGAAATCTCAGACAGATGGGAAGAAAGCCAACAA GTCCAGGCTGAGGTTCTCATCCAGTAAAATTACCCCAGTGCTGAGTGGGAGTGAAGCTCATGACAGGATTGTCTACTCCATCAGAGAGGGCAGCACT GTCTCTGGAACCCTCTCACTGGCAGCTATGGAATCCTTCATCCAGaagcaggagaagctgctggaaacaGCCTCCAGCAAAGGTGAGGGAGGCAGAGAAGTGAAGGAAGGCTCCGTGCAGGAGGATGTGGATGGGCTGAGCACCTCGGAGCAGAGGGCACATCTGGATTCTG ACTCAGAGACTGCTTTGGCTGATCTGGCCCTGGATGTGCTTCATCTGCTGCTGGTGGATCACTGGAGCTGGCTGTGCACAGAGGGCATCCAGAAGGTGTTCCACATGCTCTTTGGGACCCTCATCCAAAG
- the SNX19 gene encoding sorting nexin-19 isoform X4, protein MPAQGPRRVPWVLVATLGSVLATLLLLDLRVLGLLCGTLLALGGWLGPLSLTPPGRCLRLEHFVTSLRPPPPSPEEEGRLEREISCTIQKVVRDFVASWYQTVSSEPTFQAEVEKAMKGLATELRTRMGRVERRALAQRLLLLCGHHLQCYLRAREVLKKPSESSKTLWQVYSGLAGPHPALCSPAAEVGYARAAVEKFLRELVPPSHLESRTGRFVVVELIACNVLLPAIRKMADPDWINLLLIGAFSKKPRRKEPPPAPPHPVPSPLQADATPAGLPTPLRAPEVPGREVGAAGEEGEEVLSRMCPPEEPFLCPRALGSLFPCEGLELESPLPDAAQDMELLAPSPTGELLTEPLQDIAAVLEGAATSENGVGDLDEGVVTTSDTGLLPSSTPALSSCPDIQIEPAAEKEEESSAALKKSSSQRPSSLGRDLGAAEGLAQSPLDPGQTLSLLTASPTAAISTFSFEPLSSPDGPVVIQNLRITGTITAREHSGTGFHPYTLYTVKYETALEGEAVGSLPQLAYHTVNRRYREFLNLQTRLEEKPELRKLLKNIKGPKKLFPELPFGNMDSDKVEARKSQLESFLKQLCAVPEIANSEEVQEFLALNTDARIAFVKKPFVVSRIDKIVVNAIVDTLKTAFPRSEPQSPTEELSESEVDGKSQTDGKKANKSRLRFSSSKITPVLSGSEAHDRIVYSIREGSTVSGTLSLAAMESFIQKQEKLLETASSKGEGGREVKEGSVQEDVDGLSTSEQRAHLDSDSETALADLALDVLHLLLVDHWSWLCTEGIQKVFHMLFGTLIQR, encoded by the exons atGCCAGCCCAGGGCCCGCGTCGGGTGCCCTGGGTGTTGGTGGCCACCTTGGGCTCGGTGCTGGCCACGCTGCTTCTGCTGGATCTGCGGGTTCTGGGCTTGCTGTGTGGGACCCTGCTGGCCTTGGGGGGGTGGTTGGGACCCCTGAGCCTGACCCCCCCGGGCCGGTGCCTCCGTTTGGAGCATTTTGTCACCTCCCTGCGGCCGCCCCCTCCCAGCCCGGAGGAGGAGGGGCGACTGGAGAGGGAAATTTCCTGCACCATCCAGAAAGTGGTGAGGGATTTCGTAGCTTCCTGGTACCAGACGGTCAGCAGCGAGCCAACCTTCCAGGCTGAGGTGGAAAAGGCCATGAAGGGTTTGGCCACCGAGCTGAGGACACGGATGGGGAGAGTGGAGAGGAGAGCCCTGGCCCAacgcctcctcctcctctgtggCCACCACTTGCAGTGTTACCTCCGGGCCAGGGAGGTTCTGAAGAAGccttcagaaagcagcaagacCCTGTGGCAAGTGTACAGTGGTCTGGCAGGGCCTCATCCTgccctctgcagccctgcagctgaggTTGGTTACGCCCGAGCAGCCGTGGAGAAATTCCTGAGGGAATTGGTGCCCCCTTCCCACCTGGAGAGCAGGACGGGACGTTTCGTGGTGGTGGAGCTGATTGCCTGCAACGTGCTGCTGCCAGCCATCAGGAAGATGGCAGATCCTGACTGGATCAACCTGCTGCTCATTGGGGCTTTCTCCAAAAAACCTCGGAGAAAGGAgccaccccctgcacccccacACCCTgtgccttctcctctgcaggcaGATGCCACCCCTGCAGGGCTGCCCACCCCCCTCAGGGCTCCAGAGGTGCCAGGGAGGGAGgttggggctgctggggaggagggagaggaggtgctGAGCAGGATGTGTCCCCCAGAGGAGCCTTTCCTCTGCCCACGAGCCCTGGGCTCCCTCTTCCCCTGTGAGGGCTTGGAGCTGGAGTCCCCTCTgcctgatgcagcccaggacatggagctgctggcacCTTCCCCCACAGGAGAGCTCCTCACTGAACCTCTCCAGGACattgcagctgtgctggagggagcagccaccTCAGAGAATGGGGTGGGGGACCTGGATGAAGGGGTTGTCACCACCTCAGACACTGGCCTGCTTCCCAGCTCCACTCCTGCTCTGAGCTCCTGCCCTGACATCCAGATTGAGCCAGCAgctgagaaggaagaggagagctcagctgctctcaAAAAGTCTTCTTCACAGAGGCCCTCCAGCTTGGGGAGGGatctgggagcagcagaggggttGGCACAAAGCCCCCTGGACCCGGGGCAGACTCTGTCCCTGCTCACAGCCTCCCCAACAGCTGCCATCAGCACCTTCAGCTTCGAGCCCCTCAGCAGCCCTGATGGCCCAGTTGTCATCCAGAACCTGAGGATAACTGGGACCATCACTGCCCGGGAGCACAGTGGCACAGGCTTCCACCCTTACACCCTCTACACAGTCAAG TATGAAACAGCTCTGGAAGGGGAGGCCGTGGGCAGCCTGCCCCAGCTGGCCTATCACACCGTCAACCGCCGCTACCGCGAGTTCCTCAACCTCCAGACCCGGCTGGAGGAGAAACCAGAACTGCGCAAGCTGCTCAAGA atATCAAAGGCCCCAAGAAACTGTTCCCTGAGCTCCCCTTTGGAAACATGGACAGTGATAAAGTGGAAGCCAGGAAAAGTCAGCTCGAATCTTTTTTGAAG CAATTGTGTGCAGTCCCTGAGATTGCAAACAGTGAGGAGGTGCAGGAGTTCCTGGCCCTGAACACTGATGCCAGGATTGCCTTTGTCAAGAAGCCCTTTGTTGTCTCCAGGATAGACAAG ATAGTTGTCAATGCCATCGTGGACACCTTGAAGACAGCATTCCCCAGGTCAGAGCCCCAGAGCCCCACAGAAGAACTCAGTGAGTCTGAAGTGGATGGGAAATCTCAGACAGATGGGAAGAAAGCCAACAA GTCCAGGCTGAGGTTCTCATCCAGTAAAATTACCCCAGTGCTGAGTGGGAGTGAAGCTCATGACAGGATTGTCTACTCCATCAGAGAGGGCAGCACT GTCTCTGGAACCCTCTCACTGGCAGCTATGGAATCCTTCATCCAGaagcaggagaagctgctggaaacaGCCTCCAGCAAAGGTGAGGGAGGCAGAGAAGTGAAGGAAGGCTCCGTGCAGGAGGATGTGGATGGGCTGAGCACCTCGGAGCAGAGGGCACATCTGGATTCTG ACTCAGAGACTGCTTTGGCTGATCTGGCCCTGGATGTGCTTCATCTGCTGCTGGTGGATCACTGGAGCTGGCTGTGCACAGAGGGCATCCAGAAGGTGTTCCACATGCTCTTTGGGACCCTCATCCAAAG atga